A window from Prinia subflava isolate CZ2003 ecotype Zambia chromosome Z, Cam_Psub_1.2, whole genome shotgun sequence encodes these proteins:
- the FANCG gene encoding Fanconi anemia group G protein, giving the protein MKRPRGTEPGPEPELERGCLRAWAAHSRALVGRWTAARCGGEARQARRQQRDEFRELLLSIRGLPAALPALPLELTVLYNSLLFTVGASDSAIKGEAEGIRQGLLRVLEACGVCGQDLGTEELWQKVLQEVTVEELQAPLQRLGALQAAWWLAASRLGSVAGLFQLLSTAEDQGRAHCSEGQNKLLSVIKVWRVPPEGASLPLVQSAKELKEILCTAAAFLQGLQELEAGNFPTALSLLEEAAGGFCSKKVLAQIYTCLGCCAQRMGKPQTALQHLKRALQVDFQCLPALSHVAAVYHELGETDVEVQALTLLYEALGKNPSAAASSSPYFLMQTEMLVHTPVLTSLLRRHHPSEVKYLLAQRCLQDGRVADAVEHYLDFLSLLQEGLQQQVPLDGSSVLPRIPEVFLEAASALEQAGRLQDAITVCEEVISQTTDLVPRVLRVEERLEQPECPLPGAGLASRLLSQKKESLCCLAWRAAGYLHQGWAWAKLGESKEAVTQFSRCLSDLLRVQLHGSGIKWTENLQAEVEVLQKIRLLSLIGRGAQFLELGRHKEALLDFQHCLQISPGDPAAASYLVQALWKLNRKQEAAAQWQKFSQGSPGVDGQQQGQGRPLPLYLVSCLEQAMFPHSEPLARSIQDYLGAAAQDTSS; this is encoded by the exons ATGAAGCGGCCGCGCGGGACGGAGCCGGGGCCGGAGCCGGAGCTGGAGCGGGGCTGCCTGCGGGCCTGGGCCGCTCACAGCCGGGCGCTGGTCGGGCGATGGACG GCGGCGCGGTGCGGCGGAGAGGCGCGGCAGGCACGGCGGCAGCAGCGAGATGAGTTCCGGGAACTGCTGCTGAGCATCCGCG GGCTGccagctgccctccctgccctgcctctggaACTCACTGTCCTCTACAACTCCCTGCTTTTCACTGTGGGAGCATCTGACTCTGCCATCaaaggagaagcagagggaATACGCCAGGGGCTCCTCAGGG TTCTGGAGGCTTGTGGGGTCTGCGGACAGGATCTTGGCACGGAGGAGCTGTGGCAAAAGGTGCTGCAGGAGGTAActgtggaggagctgcaggcaccTCTGCAGCGCCTCGGGGCCCTGCAAGCAGCCTGGTGGCTGGCAGCCAGCCGGCTGGGAAGTGTTGCAGGCCTATTCCAGctcctgagcactgctgag GACCAGGGAAGAGCTCACTGCAGTGAGGGGCAGAACAAACTCCTCTCTGTGATCAAGGTGTGGCGGGTCCCTCCTGAAGGGGCCTCCTTGCCCCTTGTGCAAAGCGCCAAGGAGTTGAAGGAGatcctctgcactgcagcagccttCCTGCAAG ggctgcaggagctggaggctgggaaCTTCCCCACCGCACTTTCCCTGCTtgaggaagctgcaggaggATTCTGCTCCAAGAAGGTCCTGGCCCAGATCTACACCTGCCTTGGCTGCTGCGCCCAGCGAATG GGCAAGCCTCAGACAGCCCTTCAGCACCTGAAACGGGCGCTCCAGGTAGATTTCCAGTGCcttcctgccctgtcccatgTGGCAGCTGTGTACCATGAACTGGGAGAGACCGATGTGGAGGTGCAGGCCCTGACTCTGCTCTACGAG GctctgggaaaaaacccttcagcagctgcttcctCTAGTCCCTATTTCCTAATGCAAACAGAGATGCTTGTCCACACACCAGTACTCACTTCTCTCCTTCGCCGTCACCACCCCTCTGAAGTGAAGTACCTTCTGGCACAGAGGTGTCTCCAGGATGGGAG GGTGGCTGATGCAGTGGAACATTACCTGGATTTTCTATCTCTCCttcaggaggggctgcagcagcag GTCCCTCTAGATGGTAGCTCAGTTCTGCCCAGGATCCCAGAGGTGTTCCTGGAAGCAGCGTCTGCcttggagcaggctgggaggctccaggatgCCATAACTGTGTGTGAGGAGGTCATCAGCCAGACGACTGACCTCGTTCCACGGGTGTTACGAgtggaggagaggctggagcagccagagtgCCCATTGCCAGGGGCAGGACTGGCGAGTAGACTCCTGTCCCAGAAGAAGGAGAGCCTGTGCTGTCttgcctggagagcagctggatacctgcaccagggctgggcaTGGGCCAAGCTAGGCGAGAGCAAGGAAGCTGTAACACAGTTCAGCAG GTGCCTCAGTGATCTCCTGCGTGTCCAGCTTCACGGGTCTGGCATCAAATGGACAG AGAACCTCCAGGCAGAAGTGGAGGTGCTCCAGAAGATCAGGTTGCTCTCTCTTATTGGGCGAGGTGCACAgttcctggagctggggaggcACAAAGAAGCCCTGTTGGATTTCCAGCACTGTTTGCAGATCTCACCAG GTgacccagctgctgcctcctaCCTGGTGCAAGCCTTGTGGAAGCTGAACCGAAAGCAGGAGGCGGCTGCTCAGTGGCAGAAGTTCTCCCAGGGCTCCCCTGGAGTGGATGggcagcagcaagggcagggaAG GCCCCTCCCTTTGTACCTGGTTTCATGTCTGGAGCAGGCGATGTTCCCTCACAGTGAACCTCTTGCCAGAAGCATACAGGATTACCTTGgggcagcagcccaggacacTTCAAGCTGA